One window of Triticum dicoccoides isolate Atlit2015 ecotype Zavitan chromosome 5A, WEW_v2.0, whole genome shotgun sequence genomic DNA carries:
- the LOC119297990 gene encoding dirigent protein 22-like, with protein MVSSTALSVLAALLLLAAAGAPASTAEKETRLRVYWHDVVSGGPNARVVQVAEAPSSNASATGFGTVLVIDDPLTEGPNLTSRLLGRAQGVYISAGKDSLSLFVAMNFVFVDGAYNGSSIAIIGPNQADRAVREMPVVGGTGVFRFARGYCQLRTHWFDGKTGDATVEYRIHLRHD; from the coding sequence ATGGTGAGCAGCACCGCTCTCTCTGTCTTGGCCGCGCTCCTGCTCCTCGCGGCTGCCGGGGCGCCGGCGTCCACGGCGGAGAAGGAAACCCGGCTGCGGGTCTACTGGCACGACGTCGTGAGCGGCGGGCCGAACGCAAGGGTGGTGCAGGTGGCGGAGGCGCCGTCCTCCAACGCCTCCGCCACGGGCTTCGGCACCGTGCTCGTCATCGACGACCCGCTCACCGAGGGGCCCAACCTGACGTCGAGGCTCCTCGGTCGCGCGCAGGGCGTCTACATTAGCGCCGGCAAGGACAGCCTGTCGCTGTTCGTGGCCATGAACTTCGTCTTCGTCGACGGCGCCTACAATGGGAGCAGCATCGCCATCATCGGACCCAATCAGGCAGACCGGGCCGTCAGAGAGATGCCCGTCGTTGGCGGCACCGGCGTCTTTCGGTTTGCGCGCGGCTACTGCCAGTTGCGGACCCACTGGTTCGACGGCAAGACCGGCGACGCCACCGTCGAGTACAGGATCCATCTCCGCCACGACTGA
- the LOC119297991 gene encoding dirigent protein 22-like yields MASSTALSCLAALLLLAAAAAPASAAEKETRLRVYWHDVVSGGPNARVVQVAQAPSSNTSATGFGTVLVIDDPLTEGPNLTSRLLGRAQGMYISAGKDSLSLLMAMNFVFVDGAYNGSSIAIIGPNQADRAVREMPVVGGTGVFRFARGYCQLRTHWFDAKTGDATVEYKIHLRHD; encoded by the coding sequence ATGGCGAGCAGCACCGCTCTCTCCTGCCTGGCCGCGCTCCTGCTCCTCGCGGCCGCAGCGGCGCCGGCGTCGGCGGCCGAGAAGGAGACCCGGCTGCGGGTGTACTGGCACGACGTGGTGAGCGGCGGGCCGAACGCGAGGGTGGTGCAGGTGGCGCAGGCGCCGTCCTCCAACACCTCTGCCACCGGCTTCGGCACCGTGCTTGTCATCGACGACCCGCTCACCGAGGGGCCCAACCTGACGTCGAGGCTCCTCGGCCGCGCGCAGGGCATGTACATCAGCGCCGGCAAGGACAGCCTGTCGCTGCTCATGGCCATGAACTTCGTCTTCGTCGACGGCGCCTACAACGGGAGCAGCATCGCCATCATCGGGCCCAACCAGGCGGACCGGGCCGTCAGGGAGATGCCCGTCGTCGGCGGCACCGGCGTCTTCCGCTTCGCGCGCGGCTACTGCCAGTTGCGGACCCACTGGTTCGACGCCAAGACCGGCGACGCCACCGTCGAGTACAAGATCCATCTCCGCCACGACTGA